The window CCTCGAAATTCACCTTCGCCACAGGATCCGCCCTCATGAAAGCCGCACTCGTTGAACTCATCAGCAAAATCAGCTCCGGCTGCATGGGCGAGGACGAGATCCTGAACGTGGCCGACGAAGCCGCAGAAGCCTACGCCGATGCCGACGCTTTTCTGACAGCCAACCCGGATATCAACTACGACGACACCTTCCCGATCCCGTTGGGCGAGTGGGTAGTGGTCGGTAGCCTGCCGGAAACCGTGCTGTTCCAGGCTGATACCTACGTCGACCTGTTCGCGCAGATCGTTGCCTCGTTCGGTCCGACCGTCGACTTCAACCTCAAGCCCAAGCAACTGGCCAAGACCGAAGCCCTGACGGCGCTGAACCGCATCCAAGTGCAGATGAGCAGCCTGAGCAAGGAAAACGGCGGCTACACGCTGATGAACTTCAGTCAGTTGCTCGACGATGAACTGCAAGTGGTGCTGGTCTATGGCAACGACGTGCCCCGGGTGCTGGAACTCTGCGCCGAAGTCGGCATCGCCGCTGCGCCATCGCTGGAAGCTTTGAAAATTGCCGTTCACGTCTGAGCGCAATAAAAGGGAACCCTGCGCGCGACCGTCTATCCTAAAAGTGCATGCCACTATTCTGGAGCGACACCATGGGTTCCACGTTCAACGGTTTGATCGGCCTGATCATCCTCGCCCTCGACATCTGGGCCATCATCAATGTGCTGAAAAGCGGCGCGACCACCGGGATGAAAATCGTCTGGGTGCTGCTGATCATCCTCCTGCCAGTGCTGGGTCTGATCATCTGGGCGATTGCCGGACCGCGGGGCAACGTCCGAATCTGATCGCGATTTCGAGACTGACCACAAAACCTTTGGGAGCTGGCTTGCCAGCGATAGCATCACCGCGGTGTCACTGAGAGACCGGGGCGACTGCATCGCTGGCAAGCCAGTTCGCACAAGGTTATGTGGTATGCCGATGAAGTGAGGTTCGACCTGTCATCTTCGGCAACGTAGAATGCGCGCCTTTCCCGGGCAATCGTCGTCACGATCGACGCCCGCGCATTCATCGGAGCACTTGACCATGACCGTCACCAAGACCAGCGAGTACCTGGAAACCCTCTACGAAGGCTACGGCCAGCGTTTTCGCATGGAAAAACTGCTGCACGAAGTGCGCACCGAACACCAGCACCTGGTGATTTTCCAGAACCCGCGCATGGGCCGTGTGATGGCGCTGGACGGCGTGATCCAGACCACTGA of the Pseudomonas sp. Seg1 genome contains:
- a CDS encoding PLDc N-terminal domain-containing protein produces the protein MGSTFNGLIGLIILALDIWAIINVLKSGATTGMKIVWVLLIILLPVLGLIIWAIAGPRGNVRI